In one Culex quinquefasciatus strain JHB chromosome 2, VPISU_Cqui_1.0_pri_paternal, whole genome shotgun sequence genomic region, the following are encoded:
- the LOC6032357 gene encoding ubiquitin-like modifier-activating enzyme 1, whose amino-acid sequence MSSGEVRESSCAVEPPAAKKRKLPPSSSTCPEEVGAVVGAAGGVVEEGGAEAVVDQTSQQRQQQQQQKSEEAAVEMATSTANNNGSGPEGGSQAGGGNQDIDEGLYSRQLYVLGHDAMRRMAKSDVLISGLGGLGVEIAKNVILGGVKSVTLHDKALCTVADLSSQFYLTADDVGRNRAEVSCHQLAELNNYVPTSAYTGDLTEDFLLRFRCVVLTLTAPAEQHRIAEITHRHNIALIIADTRGLFSQIFCDFGTNFTVYDQTGANPGSAMVASITSDPESIVTCLDENRHGFEDGDYVTFTEVEGMTELNGCDPIKIKVLGPYTFSIGDTSKNTAYVRGGIVTQVKMPKQISFKPLAEAENAPEFIMSDFSKWDHPQNTQLAFTVLGRFQEKNGGRLPRPWSVEDAAQFVELCKERAKELKVEEINEGMLTTFAKVCSGDLCPMNGAIGGITAQEVMKACTGKFTPIYQYFSFDAIECLPEGGLTEEECAPVGSRYDGQIAVFGRKFQDVLGQLKYFIVGAGAIGCELLKNFAMIGVASKEGGEIIVTDMDLIEKSNLNRQFLFRPHDVQQPKSRVAALAVKRMNGDINVTSHENRVGVETEKVYDDTFFERLDGVANALDNIDARIYMDRRCVYYRKPLLESGTLGTMGNIQVVVPFLTESYSSSQDPPEKSIPICTLKNFPNAIEHTLQWARDMFEGIFKQSAANAAQYISDPTFIERTLKLPGCQPLEALESVKTALIDERPKSIEDCVKWARFHFQEQYANQISQLLFNFPPDQQTSSGQPFWSGPKRCPEPIPFNVDNAMHLDYVFATANLRAAVYGIPQLRDRAAIAGLVSKVQVPVFVPKSGVKIAVTDAAMQAEANGASGDELDKDRITRLRDELASLGRLDFTVTPLEFEKDDDNNLHMDFIVAASNLRAANYKIPPADRHKSKLIAGKIMPAIATTTSLVAGCVSLELYKLAQGFNTLERFKNGFINLALPFCTFSEPIQAKKQTYYDKDWTLWDRFEVQGEMTLKQFLDHFENEHKLEITMLSQGVCMLYAFFMAKDKKAERLALNMSEVVRRVSKKSIEPHVRALVFEICCNDSDGNDVEIPYVRYILP is encoded by the exons ATGTCTAGTGGTGAAGTTCGTGAGAGCAGCTGCGCCGTCGAACCCCCAGCCGCCAAGAAGCGGAAACTGCCGCCCTCTTCGTCGACTTGCCCGGAGGAGGTTGGGGCAGTAGTAGGAGCAGCTGGTGGAGTGGTAGAGGAAGGTGGTGcagaggcagtagtcgaccaaacTTCGCAGCaaagacagcagcagcagcagcaaaagtcAGAAGAGGCAGCAGTTGAAATGGCGACGTCGACGGCAAACAACAATGGTTCGGGTCCGGAAGGTGGTTCCCAGGCTGGTGGTGGCAACCAGGACATCGACGAGGGTCTGTACTCGCGCCAGCTGTACGTGCTCGGCCATGACGCGATGCGGCGGATGGCCAAATCGGATGTGCTCATCTCCGGCCTCGGCGGGCTGGGCGTGGAAATCGCGAAAAACGTAATCCTCGGCGGGGTCAAATCTGTCACTCTGCATGACAAAGCGCTTTGCACCGTGGCCGATCTGTCGTCCCAGTTTTATCTGACGGCGGACGATGTTGGCCGGAACCGGGCCGAGGTGAGCTGCCACCAGCTGGCCGAACTCAACAACTATGTGCCTACCAGTGCGTACACCGGGGACCTCACCGAGGACTTCCTGCTGCGGTTCCGCTGTGTGGTCCTCACGCTGACCGCCCCCGCGGAACAGCACCGGATCGCCGAAATCACCCATCGGCACAACATTGCCCTCATCATCGCGGACACCCGCGGCCTGTTTTCGCAAATCTTTTGCGATTTCGGCACCAACTTTACCGTGTACGACCAAACCGGAGCGAACCCCGGTTCGGCGATGGTCGCCAGCATCACGTCCGACCCGGAGAGCATCGTGACGTGCCTGGACGAGAATCGGCACGGCTTCGAGGACGGGGACTACGTAACCTTCACCGAG GTCGAAGGCATGACCGAGCTGAATGGATGCGATCCGATCAAGATCAAGGTGCTGGGCCCGTACACGTTCAGCATCGGCGACACGTCCAAGAACACGGCGTACGTGCGGGGTGGAATCGTGACCCAGGTCAAGATGCCCAAGCAGATCTCGTTCAAGCCGCTGGCGGAGGCGGAAAACGCGCCCGAGTTCATCATGTCGGACTTTTCCAAGTGGGACCACCCGCAGAACACGCAGCTGGCGTTCACCGTGTTGGGCCGCTTCCAGGAGAAGAACGGCGGTCGGCTGCCCCGTCCGTGGAGCGTTGAGGACGCGGCGCAGTTCGTCGAGCTGTGCAAGGAGCGCGCCAAGGAGCTCAAGGTGGAGGAGATCAACGAGGGCATGCTGACTACGTTTGCCAAGGTCTGCTCGGGAGATCTGTGCCCGATGAACGGGGCGATCGGAGGAATTACCGCGCAGGAGGTCATGAAGGCTTGCACTGGGAAGTTTACTCCGATCTACCAGTACTTCTCGTTCGACGCCATCGAATGTCTGCCGGAGGGTGGTTTGACCGAGGAAGAGTGCGCCCCGGTTGGGTCGCGTTACGACGGCCAGATTGCCGTGTTTGGGCGCAAGTTCCAGGACGTGCTCGGCCAGCTGAAGTACTTTATCGTGGGCGCCGGTGCAATCGGGTGCGAGCTGCTGAAGAACTTTGCCATGATCGGGGTGGCGTCGAAGGAGGGCGGCGAGATCATCGTCACCGACATGGATCTGATCGAGAAGAGCAACCTGAACAGGCAGTTCCTGTTCCGCCCGCACGACGTGCAGCAGCCCAAGTCGCGGGTCGCGGCCCTCGCCGTCAAGCGCATGAACGGGGACATTAACGTGACCTCGCACGAGAACCGAGTCGGCGTTGAGACGGAGAAGGTGTACGACGATACGTTCTTCGAGCGGCTGGATGGCGTGGCGAACGCGCTGGATAACATTGACGCGCGCATCTACATGGATCGTCGCTGTGTGTATTATCGCAAGCCGCTGCTCGAGTCGGGCACGCTGGGAACCATGGGCAATATTCAG GTGGTCGTCCCGTTCCTGACGGAGTCGTACAGCTCGTCGCAGGACCCGCCGGAGAAGTCGATCCCGATCTGCACGCTGAAGAACTTCCCGAATGCGATCGAGCACACGCTGCAGTGGGCCCGCGACATGTTCGAGGGCATCTTCAAGCAGTCGGCCGCGAACGCCGCCCAGTACATCTCGGATCCGACATTCATCGAGCGCACGCTCAAGCTGCCCGGCTGCCAGCCGCTCGAGGCGCTGGAATCGGTTAAG ACTGCCCTCATCGACGAGCGTCCAAAGTCGATCGAGGACTGCGTCAAGTGGGCCCGGTTCCACTTCCAGGAGCAGTACGCGAACCAGATCAGCCAGCTGCTGTTCAACTTCCCGCCGGACCAGCAGACGTCCTCCGGGCAGCCGTTCTGGTCGGGGCCGAAGCGCTGTCCGGAGCCGATCCCGTTCAACGTGGACAACGCCATGCATCTGGACTACGTGTTTGCGACGGCCAATCTGCGCGCGGCCGTGTACGGAATTCCGCAGCTGCGAGACCGTGCGGCCATCGCCGGCCTTGTGAGCAAGGTTCAG GTTCCCGTCTTCGTGCCGAAATCGGGCGTCAAGATCGCCGTTACGGACGCGGCCATGCAGGCCGAGGCCAACGGTGCCAGCGGCGACGAGCTGGACAAGGACCGCATCACCCGGCTCCGCGACGAGCTGGCCTCGCTCGGACGGCTCGACTTCACCGTCACGCCGCTCGAGTTCGAGAAGGACGACGACAACAATCTGCACATGGACTTTATCGTGGCGGCGTCGAACCTGCGCGCCGCAAACTACAAGATTCCGCCGGCGGATCGGCACAAGTCGAAGCTGATTGCGGGCAAGATTATGCCGGCCATCGCGACGACCACCTCGCTCGTCGCCGGCTGCGTGTCGCTCGAGCTGTACAAGCTGGCGCAAGG ATTCAACACGCTGGAGCGCTTCAAGAACGGCTTCATCAACCTGGCGCTGCCGTTCTGCACCTTCTCGGAGCCGATCCAGGCCAAGAAGCAGACCTACTACGACAAGGACTGGACGCTGTGGGACCGCTTTGAGGTGCAGGGCGAGATGACGCTGAAGCAGTTCCTGGACCACTTTGAGAACGAGCACAAGCTGGAGATTACGATGCTGTCGCAGGGTGTCTGCATGCTGTACGCGTTCTTCATGGCCAAGGACAAGAAGGCGGAACGGCTCGCGCTCAACATGTCCGAGGTGGTGCGGCGCGTCTCGAAGAAGAGCATCGAGCCGCACGTGCGCGCCCTCGTCTTTGAGATTTGCTGCAACGACTCGGACGGGAACGACGTCGAGATTCCGTACGTGCGCTACATTTTGCCCTAG